One window of the Shewanella cyperi genome contains the following:
- the trpB gene encoding tryptophan synthase subunit beta, translated as MGDLKLNPYFGEYGGMYVPQILVPALKQLESAFVEAQQDPAFAAEFTDLLKNYAGRPTALTLTRNLSPNPKVKIYLKREDLLHGGAHKTNQVLGQALLAKRMGKKEIIAETGAGQHGVATALACALLGLKCKVYMGAKDVARQSPNVFRMRLMGAEVIPVTSGSATLKDACNEAMRDWSGSYDRAHYLLGTAAGPHPFPTIVREFQRMIGEETKAQMLEKEGRLPDAVIACVGGGSNAIGMFADFIDEPSVELIGVEPAGKGIDTPMHGAPLKHGKTGIFFGMKAPLMQDCHGQIEESYSISAGLDFPSVGPQHAYLNATGRARYESATDDEALDAFQLLARSEGIIPALESAHALAYALKFARECTEDKILVVNLSGRGDKDIFTVSDILEARESASASQAKESSQVNESSKANNSEGEPQ; from the coding sequence ATGGGTGACTTGAAGCTCAACCCCTACTTCGGCGAATACGGCGGCATGTATGTGCCGCAAATTTTGGTGCCGGCCCTCAAGCAGCTGGAAAGCGCCTTTGTTGAGGCCCAGCAGGATCCGGCCTTCGCCGCCGAATTCACCGATCTGCTGAAAAACTATGCCGGGCGCCCCACGGCGCTGACCCTAACCCGCAACCTGTCTCCCAACCCCAAGGTGAAAATTTACCTCAAGCGCGAGGATCTGCTTCACGGCGGCGCCCACAAGACCAATCAGGTGCTGGGCCAGGCGCTGCTGGCCAAACGCATGGGCAAGAAGGAGATCATCGCCGAGACCGGTGCCGGTCAGCACGGGGTCGCCACCGCCTTGGCCTGTGCCCTGCTGGGGCTTAAGTGCAAGGTCTACATGGGTGCCAAGGACGTGGCCCGTCAGAGTCCAAACGTATTCCGCATGCGCCTGATGGGCGCCGAAGTCATTCCGGTCACCTCGGGCTCCGCCACCCTCAAGGATGCCTGTAACGAAGCCATGCGCGACTGGTCAGGCAGCTATGACAGGGCCCACTACCTGCTTGGCACCGCCGCCGGTCCCCATCCCTTCCCCACCATAGTGCGTGAGTTCCAGCGCATGATAGGCGAAGAAACCAAGGCGCAGATGCTGGAAAAAGAAGGTCGCCTGCCCGATGCCGTCATTGCCTGTGTCGGCGGTGGCTCCAACGCCATCGGCATGTTCGCCGACTTTATCGATGAGCCCTCGGTGGAGCTTATCGGGGTGGAACCTGCCGGTAAGGGCATAGACACGCCGATGCACGGCGCACCGCTCAAGCACGGCAAGACAGGGATTTTTTTCGGCATGAAGGCCCCCCTGATGCAGGACTGCCACGGTCAGATTGAGGAGTCCTACTCCATTTCCGCCGGCCTCGACTTCCCCTCGGTGGGCCCCCAGCACGCCTATCTCAATGCCACCGGCCGCGCCAGGTATGAGTCGGCCACCGATGATGAGGCGCTCGATGCCTTCCAGCTGCTGGCCCGCAGCGAAGGGATAATCCCGGCGCTGGAATCGGCCCACGCCCTGGCCTATGCCCTGAAATTTGCCCGTGAATGCACCGAGGACAAGATATTGGTGGTCAACCTGTCCGGTCGCGGTGACAAGGACATTTTCACAGTGTCAGACATACTGGAGGCCCGCGAGTCGGCA